A genome region from Oryzias latipes chromosome 2, ASM223467v1 includes the following:
- the LOC111946480 gene encoding uncharacterized protein LOC111946480, whose product MVANDPSPSLCHSRTSAASSSGSVSSTERSCNGAQGKSFWEPCSIITDHQDVFVTATALRSQWSGLNGKTLIPTRRPCRRSSSSVEILQRKPGSGEAILRVVLLHPRPHVSWKHTQQLLQDDDLPDLLLAVLLWADPATVEALQAVVCLSRILPRWHHSRPELLTASNAFPDSSGTRRHAHSVSGHLHVLAIRSKRSSWSPPVPLDAVDGTLQLVLADPTLGYSLRLSLVQRLWD is encoded by the exons ATGGTAGCCAACGATCCCAGTCCTTCCCTGTGTCACTCACGAACTTCTGCAGCATCCTCTTCAGGGTCTG TTTCATCAACCGAGAG GAGCTGTAATGGTGCGCAGGGGAAAAGCTTCTGGGAACCGTGTAGCATAATCACAGACCACCAGGATGTATTCGTGACCGCTACTGCTCTTAG GTCTCAGTGGAGCGGTTTGAATGGGAAGACGCTGATCCCCACCCGACGGCCGTGCAGACGCTCCTCGTCGAGCGTTGAGATACTGCAGCGCAAGCCGGGCAGCGGTGAGGCCATCCTCCGGGTCGTGCTCCTTCACCCACGTCCTCACGTCAGCTGGAAGCACACGCAGCAGCTGCTCCAGGATGACGATCTCCCCGATCTGCTCCTTGCTGTGTTGCTCTGGGCGGATCCAGCGACGGTAGAGGCCCTTCAGGCGGTGGTATGTCTCAGTCGGATTCTCCCCAGATGGCACCACAGTAGACCGGAACTGCTGACG GCCTCCAACGCCTTTCCGGACAGCAGTGGCACCAGGCGACATGCCCACTCAGTCTCTGGCCATCTCCACGTCCTGGCAATCCGTTCAAAACGTAGCAG CTGGAGTCCTCCTGTGCCACTGGATGCCGTCGACGGGACGTTGCAGCTGGTGTTGGCAGATCCAACCTTGGGCTACTCACTGCGGCTGAGCTTGGTCCAGCGGCTTTGGGACTGA